From one Peredibacter starrii genomic stretch:
- a CDS encoding MotA/TolQ/ExbB proton channel family protein, which yields MEEVAANPVVQENIIQWAARFMNEGGVFMWIIAIVWCMGIAIAVERLKAYFKFDVDGASMMGNIKKNVIGNQVQDAIQSCSESPALLSFVMKNGLKRANQSKEQIQDALEASILEAVPKIEKRLSYLALAANLSTLLGLLGTIQGLIQSFAAVAQAEASQKAQLLAEGIAVAMNTTALGLVSAISLMVVHSVLMARGEKMIQEIEENSVKLLDLLATKKGSSSMDKAA from the coding sequence ATGGAAGAAGTCGCTGCTAATCCAGTTGTGCAAGAAAACATCATTCAATGGGCCGCGCGCTTCATGAATGAAGGCGGGGTCTTTATGTGGATCATCGCCATTGTTTGGTGTATGGGAATCGCCATTGCAGTTGAACGTTTGAAGGCATACTTCAAGTTCGATGTGGATGGTGCAAGTATGATGGGTAACATCAAGAAGAATGTTATCGGTAATCAGGTGCAGGATGCTATTCAGTCATGTTCTGAGTCACCGGCCCTTCTATCATTTGTGATGAAGAACGGACTTAAGCGTGCCAATCAATCGAAAGAACAAATTCAGGACGCTCTTGAAGCAAGTATTCTTGAAGCGGTTCCTAAAATTGAAAAACGTCTTTCTTATCTTGCTCTAGCGGCCAACCTTTCAACGCTCCTAGGACTTCTCGGAACCATTCAGGGTCTGATCCAGTCATTCGCAGCGGTTGCCCAGGCCGAGGCCTCTCAAAAAGCCCAGCTACTAGCAGAAGGTATTGCGGTGGCGATGAATACGACGGCTTTAGGACTAGTATCTGCGATTTCTCTTATGGTTGTTCACTCAGTGCTCATGGCCCGTGGTGAAAAAATGATTCAAGAGATTGAAGAGAACTCTGTGAAGCTTTTGGACCTTCTTGCTACTAAGAAAGGTTCTTCATCAATGGATAAAGCAGCTTAA
- a CDS encoding ExbD/TolR family protein, which translates to MKVGHKIKKPEKLNLVPILDSVFIFIFFLLMSAQFVDVYEIGSSVPMTKEAKDEKQEKDPLNLTLEISKEQIVVKTGLRNPRSRTFASEQKTEMKDYLAELKRQNPKENTMILKTDPKVPFQTLITVIDSTKENKEAKDMLFPQIVFDNNGVK; encoded by the coding sequence ATGAAAGTTGGACACAAAATCAAAAAGCCAGAAAAGTTGAACCTCGTTCCTATTTTGGACTCGGTGTTCATCTTCATCTTCTTCCTTTTGATGTCTGCCCAGTTCGTAGATGTGTATGAAATCGGCTCTTCTGTACCAATGACTAAAGAGGCCAAGGACGAGAAGCAGGAGAAGGACCCCCTGAATCTCACATTGGAAATCAGCAAGGAACAAATTGTCGTGAAAACCGGTCTAAGAAACCCACGCTCACGTACTTTTGCTTCCGAACAAAAAACAGAGATGAAGGACTATCTCGCGGAACTTAAACGTCAGAACCCTAAAGAAAACACGATGATTCTTAAGACTGACCCTAAAGTTCCGTTCCAGACTCTGATTACTGTTATCGACAGCACAAAAGAAAACAAAGAAGCGAAGGACATGCTTTTTCCACAGATTGTGTTTGATAACAATGGAGTGAAGTAA
- a CDS encoding biopolymer transporter ExbD yields the protein MKKKFTRHKEREAVDVDITSLLDILTILLVFLLKSYNASDLKLDLQKGLEMADSDARTMTRYAPVVQVNKEEKVFLNNKEIGRMPASGEMPVLTEALKKAKAGIEADNAKKAKNQQTNTELVNLVFDKDMDYAVVQRVMHDSALAGYSQFKFIVKGNY from the coding sequence ATGAAAAAGAAATTCACAAGACACAAGGAAAGAGAAGCAGTGGACGTGGATATCACTTCATTACTGGATATCTTAACGATCCTACTGGTGTTCTTGCTTAAAAGTTATAACGCCTCGGACTTAAAACTCGACCTTCAAAAGGGACTTGAGATGGCCGATTCCGATGCGAGAACAATGACTCGTTATGCTCCGGTAGTTCAGGTCAACAAGGAAGAAAAAGTTTTCCTGAACAATAAAGAAATCGGTCGTATGCCAGCATCAGGAGAGATGCCGGTTCTGACTGAAGCTCTTAAAAAGGCCAAGGCAGGCATTGAAGCTGATAATGCTAAGAAAGCAAAAAATCAGCAAACCAATACCGAACTTGTAAACCTGGTGTTTGATAAAGACATGGACTATGCCGTCGTTCAAAGAGTTATGCATGACTCTGCACTTGCCGGGTATTCACAATTTAAGTTCATTGTGAAAGGGAATTACTAG
- a CDS encoding tetratricopeptide repeat protein: MKTISFIFALMFFASCSTSRIDRKIEDVTWDSLADESYLRWGETRLTKANPEHTVVNCYKGEAQETLDKYKRDYITKGQTPYYWLHIGNCYFVQDQWSKAEFFYRMTLDETKVPTIKSIALNNLGLISFKYEQWEKGKEYLRQSMALAPKFKVPRYNMSQLYLQFGLYDKAIDVLSESAFRGHKDIDVYFSLANAYLYKGDLKTASRYFNMIPPEHFRREDIAATYALYLIRQGDVKGAKEIMNARDRSDVPELTAISQKIEKILSQRMKEE, translated from the coding sequence ATGAAGACGATTAGTTTTATCTTTGCCCTTATGTTCTTCGCTTCATGTTCGACGTCTCGTATCGATCGTAAGATTGAAGATGTGACTTGGGACTCTCTTGCGGACGAATCATATCTTCGTTGGGGGGAGACACGTTTAACTAAGGCCAATCCTGAACATACAGTTGTGAACTGTTATAAAGGTGAAGCGCAAGAGACTCTTGATAAGTATAAAAGAGACTACATCACAAAGGGCCAGACTCCATACTACTGGCTCCATATTGGTAACTGTTATTTCGTTCAAGATCAGTGGTCAAAGGCCGAGTTCTTTTACCGCATGACTCTTGATGAAACAAAGGTTCCAACGATTAAGTCAATTGCTCTTAATAACCTTGGTTTGATTTCTTTCAAGTATGAGCAATGGGAAAAAGGGAAGGAATATCTTCGTCAGTCGATGGCCCTTGCTCCTAAGTTCAAGGTTCCACGTTACAACATGTCTCAACTTTATCTTCAGTTCGGTCTGTATGACAAAGCAATTGATGTGTTAAGTGAGAGTGCTTTCCGTGGTCACAAAGATATCGATGTTTATTTCTCATTGGCGAATGCTTATTTGTATAAGGGTGACCTTAAAACCGCATCTCGCTATTTTAATATGATTCCTCCTGAGCATTTTCGCCGCGAGGACATTGCCGCAACTTATGCTCTTTACCTTATCCGTCAGGGTGATGTGAAAGGAGCTAAGGAAATCATGAATGCCAGAGACCGCTCTGATGTTCCTGAACTAACGGCCATCTCACAAAAGATTGAAAAGATTCTCTCTCAAAGAATGAAAGAGGAATAG
- a CDS encoding AgmX/PglI C-terminal domain-containing protein translates to MKTATLQGQFSLKCLDPRIEDALIIDKKKILIGSSDKCDFKLNDKSVSSMHAFLCLKGEGFMVKDLYSEGGVFVNGRRVDEASVYPGDTLTIGTLSFAIEGLEENVPVFNPDEAIVSVETPVSVELPPRPGLIFIDGEYCDIEFDDSNFKPLTEIPKISINGEFIDLEQTEEVLDIGYSVKDKRLEIISYVNGLMMDVSYLSLKNGDYSFNSQKKKKTDILFHTLSNTKIFSIQNGELKFYASEAVTPSTDWDKINLNDTVFFSHGTEQVSFRLVDHTTGWRGIPAFYRDREFFKQGGKVFASVFLPLLILLFITIPKQDEFKEEIAVVYKLPEKVVKPQESQEKSELSAEQLTSKTENTGHKETEQPNQKVEFAAASQNKKVQAKAAAPTPAAAQPVATQPVKAYEFKSSVAFNSLVGDAPKINTNGSTAKGAVKDTSFNSGTSDNGQLVAGADIGVSKFNGSDKSGSGSGSYGSRGLASKSGFDSSYLEPKTVVLGSMDPELLRKILREYIPQFRHCYQQELIANSDKIKGVIDLNFTISAGGKVSKYAIKVKDAQFSAKGVGCMGQVLSLIEFPKPKGGGVVDVRQPLNFFSETEKI, encoded by the coding sequence ATGAAGACCGCGACTTTACAAGGACAGTTTAGTTTAAAATGTCTTGATCCAAGGATCGAAGATGCCTTGATCATCGACAAGAAGAAGATCCTTATCGGTTCATCTGATAAATGTGATTTTAAACTGAACGACAAATCTGTTTCCTCTATGCATGCTTTTCTTTGCCTTAAAGGTGAAGGCTTCATGGTGAAAGACCTGTACTCTGAAGGTGGAGTATTTGTTAACGGCCGCCGTGTTGACGAGGCCAGCGTTTATCCAGGTGACACTCTAACAATTGGTACTTTGAGTTTTGCCATCGAAGGTCTGGAAGAAAACGTTCCAGTATTTAACCCTGATGAGGCGATTGTTTCAGTTGAAACTCCGGTTTCAGTTGAGCTTCCTCCACGTCCAGGTCTGATCTTCATCGATGGTGAGTACTGTGATATTGAATTCGATGATTCGAACTTCAAACCATTGACTGAGATCCCTAAAATCTCTATTAACGGCGAGTTCATTGATCTAGAACAGACTGAAGAAGTTCTGGATATTGGTTACTCGGTTAAAGACAAGCGTCTTGAGATCATTTCTTATGTAAATGGTCTTATGATGGATGTGTCTTATCTATCTCTAAAAAATGGTGACTACAGCTTCAATTCTCAGAAGAAGAAAAAGACCGATATCCTTTTCCATACTCTGAGCAATACAAAGATCTTCTCGATTCAGAATGGCGAGCTTAAGTTCTACGCTTCTGAAGCGGTGACTCCATCAACTGATTGGGACAAGATCAATCTTAATGACACTGTTTTCTTTAGCCATGGCACTGAGCAAGTGTCTTTCCGCCTAGTTGATCATACGACTGGTTGGAGAGGTATCCCAGCTTTCTATCGTGACCGTGAGTTCTTTAAACAAGGTGGTAAGGTTTTCGCTTCGGTGTTCTTGCCATTATTGATTCTTCTCTTCATCACTATTCCTAAACAAGATGAGTTCAAAGAAGAGATCGCAGTTGTATACAAACTTCCTGAAAAAGTGGTTAAGCCTCAAGAGTCTCAGGAGAAGTCTGAGCTTTCAGCTGAACAGTTAACTTCTAAAACTGAGAACACGGGCCACAAGGAAACTGAACAACCGAACCAAAAGGTTGAGTTCGCTGCCGCTTCTCAAAATAAGAAAGTACAGGCCAAGGCCGCTGCTCCAACTCCGGCCGCAGCTCAGCCTGTTGCTACTCAGCCAGTTAAGGCCTACGAATTTAAGTCTTCTGTGGCGTTTAACTCTCTTGTAGGGGACGCTCCAAAGATCAATACTAATGGCTCAACTGCTAAAGGTGCTGTTAAAGACACAAGCTTTAACTCTGGTACATCCGATAACGGCCAGCTAGTTGCTGGGGCCGATATCGGTGTTTCTAAGTTCAACGGTTCAGATAAGAGCGGTTCTGGTTCTGGTTCATATGGTTCAAGAGGTCTGGCCTCTAAATCGGGCTTTGATTCTTCTTACCTAGAACCAAAAACAGTGGTGCTTGGTTCAATGGACCCAGAATTACTTCGTAAGATTCTAAGAGAGTATATTCCTCAGTTCCGCCACTGTTACCAACAGGAACTTATCGCTAACTCTGATAAGATTAAAGGTGTAATCGACCTTAACTTTACAATCAGCGCTGGTGGTAAAGTTTCTAAATACGCCATCAAGGTGAAGGACGCTCAGTTCTCGGCCAAAGGTGTAGGTTGTATGGGTCAGGTGCTTAGCTTGATCGAGTTCCCAAAACCAAAAGGTGGCGGGGTAGTGGACGTAAGACAGCCGCTTAACTTCTTCTCAGAAACAGAAAAAATCTAA
- a CDS encoding chondroitinase-B domain-containing protein yields MKLLLKLGLAALLLPIGPALAEVLYKEASQHSGLVPSMVIQTASNSPTGHRVHTTLANTGEALFEFELDEPGKFEVEALLYADAIYRNSMAVSVNGGAVGEWELDIDNTAYQWRKFPQEFQGQAGIQQVRLLGRETYVRIAAVRINKIIEVPVEKLEVHASEAVLTPPMNLTADSTGDYLSSTTNHQGQADFTFLLLEDSQVRLDLLAQGLTSASDSFWLKHADGTQEAIHLGASADFKWKLGPTLNLLAGSHTISIVGREALARLRTLKLTKLGAIPDPEPQPDPIIPAAPAPSRFESATNLTEINALSFSDAATKALAAAPNSKIILPSGTFSNVNVTLRGEGIQNAPIIIEGQPDGSTILTGKILLTVKGSYVLVKNLNVQNYDSFSYGSYGIVVFDDCAYCGLQNSRFDTSVAAVMDLEYKNDAKHFKTIRIKPNSQNVEISNNTFKNKQNAGSSVLVDRELNRANLHEGHRIFRNLFLDRKLEKNDANDFDSIRIGDSDRSHSPSQEDAEALMTGENATLVGTTVEFNVFEGTRLTDSAYNSCVSAGNWSAKVCKGEPEIISIKAPQTIVRFNTFRNNSGGLTIRHGYMSIVEGNYFSGVNLPQGISTIMPNSYGIRIIHQNHLVLNNHIEELITTSKLHGGISILPGNTTTVKKEYWKVIDTIVSGNFIRNVSPRPISLASDYGGDGKTLLPEGIVLTHNVVSLCSVAVVNQAPDEAYLATFSSYENYFDCLSWGVGLVGSVQIPLAPTILNNGFNLPNDPGIIGATGVLYNSASKHAGRLSALSTLSGIQAASRMEKLSQFLMIKKGSLYDNYLPQNRNEVGSSF; encoded by the coding sequence ATGAAGCTTCTGCTCAAATTGGGCCTGGCCGCCCTCTTATTGCCTATTGGTCCAGCTCTCGCTGAGGTTCTTTATAAAGAGGCTTCACAGCACTCTGGTCTAGTGCCATCTATGGTCATTCAAACGGCCTCAAATTCTCCGACTGGTCATCGCGTTCACACCACTCTTGCAAACACTGGTGAAGCTCTTTTTGAATTCGAGCTTGATGAACCTGGGAAATTTGAGGTCGAGGCATTGCTTTATGCCGATGCTATTTACCGAAATTCAATGGCCGTATCAGTAAATGGAGGTGCGGTTGGTGAATGGGAATTGGACATAGATAATACTGCTTATCAATGGAGGAAATTTCCCCAAGAGTTTCAAGGGCAGGCCGGTATTCAACAGGTTCGTCTCCTCGGAAGAGAGACCTATGTTCGAATTGCGGCAGTCAGAATCAATAAAATCATTGAGGTCCCAGTTGAAAAACTGGAAGTTCATGCTTCAGAGGCCGTGCTTACACCTCCGATGAATTTGACAGCAGATTCTACTGGTGACTATCTTTCGTCTACGACCAATCATCAAGGGCAAGCGGACTTTACGTTCCTTCTCCTTGAAGATTCTCAGGTGCGCCTTGATCTTCTGGCGCAAGGATTAACCTCTGCAAGTGATTCATTCTGGTTAAAGCATGCGGATGGAACACAAGAGGCCATCCACCTGGGAGCATCGGCCGATTTTAAATGGAAACTTGGACCGACTCTGAATTTACTTGCTGGTTCTCATACCATTAGTATTGTTGGTCGCGAGGCCCTGGCCCGACTACGAACACTTAAGTTAACGAAGCTAGGGGCGATTCCAGATCCTGAACCACAACCAGATCCCATTATTCCCGCGGCACCGGCCCCGAGTCGCTTTGAGAGCGCTACTAACCTAACTGAAATTAACGCTCTAAGTTTCTCAGATGCGGCCACTAAGGCCTTGGCAGCTGCTCCCAATTCAAAAATCATTTTACCTTCTGGAACATTCTCGAATGTGAATGTGACATTAAGAGGTGAGGGAATTCAAAATGCTCCTATCATCATTGAAGGTCAACCTGACGGCTCTACGATCTTGACTGGTAAGATTCTTCTGACAGTCAAAGGTAGTTATGTTTTGGTCAAAAATCTTAACGTGCAAAACTATGACTCTTTTTCATACGGTAGCTACGGCATAGTCGTTTTTGATGATTGTGCTTATTGTGGTCTTCAAAACAGCCGCTTTGATACCAGTGTGGCCGCAGTGATGGATCTTGAGTATAAAAATGATGCAAAACATTTTAAAACCATCCGGATCAAGCCTAATTCTCAAAACGTCGAGATCTCAAATAATACATTCAAGAACAAGCAAAATGCTGGCTCCTCGGTTCTTGTGGATCGGGAACTCAACCGAGCAAACCTGCATGAAGGACATCGCATTTTCCGAAATCTCTTCTTAGATCGGAAGTTGGAAAAAAATGATGCCAATGATTTTGATTCGATTCGTATTGGCGATAGTGATCGTTCACATTCACCCTCGCAGGAAGACGCTGAAGCTCTGATGACTGGAGAAAATGCGACCCTGGTCGGAACTACAGTCGAGTTCAATGTGTTTGAAGGAACAAGACTGACGGATTCAGCTTATAATTCTTGTGTCAGTGCCGGGAATTGGAGTGCCAAAGTCTGTAAAGGTGAACCTGAAATCATCTCTATCAAGGCCCCTCAAACCATTGTTCGCTTTAACACTTTCAGAAATAACAGTGGTGGTTTGACCATTCGTCATGGTTACATGAGCATTGTAGAAGGAAACTACTTCTCGGGTGTCAATCTCCCACAGGGAATTTCTACCATCATGCCAAACTCCTACGGAATTCGAATTATTCATCAAAATCATCTAGTTTTAAATAACCACATCGAAGAATTGATAACAACTTCCAAACTCCACGGCGGTATTTCGATACTTCCGGGTAATACAACAACCGTAAAAAAAGAGTATTGGAAGGTGATTGATACGATTGTCTCGGGAAATTTCATCCGCAACGTATCCCCGCGCCCCATTTCTCTTGCCTCAGACTATGGAGGAGATGGTAAAACTTTGTTACCAGAAGGTATTGTGCTTACTCACAACGTAGTGTCTCTATGTTCTGTGGCGGTGGTTAATCAGGCCCCGGATGAAGCATATCTCGCTACTTTCAGTTCTTACGAAAACTATTTTGATTGCCTAAGTTGGGGAGTGGGTCTTGTGGGTTCTGTCCAGATTCCACTTGCACCAACGATCCTGAACAATGGTTTTAATCTGCCAAACGATCCTGGCATTATCGGGGCCACTGGAGTGTTGTATAATTCTGCCTCCAAGCATGCTGGCCGTCTGAGTGCACTTTCGACTCTTTCAGGAATTCAAGCGGCCTCTAGAATGGAGAAGCTGTCCCAATTTTTGATGATTAAGAAAGGATCATTGTACGATAATTATCTCCCTCAGAATCGTAATGAAGTAGGCTCAAGTTTTTAG
- a CDS encoding Dps family protein: MKIDNGISEKDRKAIANGLNHLLADTYTLYLMTHNFHWNVKGPMFNTLHLMFETQYNELALAVDLIAERIRALGYPAPGTYSEFAQLSSIKEVKGQPKAEEMIKHLVHGQEAVTKTARSLFPTVDKASDEPTADLLTQRMQLHEKNAWMLRSLLEK; the protein is encoded by the coding sequence ATGAAAATCGATAATGGTATCTCAGAAAAAGATCGTAAAGCGATCGCAAATGGCCTTAATCACCTTCTGGCCGACACATACACACTTTACCTTATGACTCACAACTTTCACTGGAACGTGAAAGGACCGATGTTCAATACTCTTCACCTGATGTTTGAAACTCAGTACAACGAATTGGCGTTGGCGGTGGATCTCATTGCAGAAAGAATTCGCGCTCTAGGATATCCAGCACCAGGAACGTATTCAGAGTTCGCTCAGCTAAGTTCAATTAAGGAAGTTAAAGGCCAGCCTAAGGCCGAAGAGATGATTAAACACTTGGTTCATGGCCAGGAAGCGGTCACAAAAACTGCTCGCTCACTCTTCCCAACAGTTGATAAGGCCTCAGATGAGCCGACTGCAGATCTACTCACACAACGTATGCAGCTTCATGAAAAGAACGCCTGGATGCTTCGTAGTTTACTCGAAAAATAA
- a CDS encoding TIGR02147 family protein, producing the protein MQKNFAAYLEKEFLERRNRNPSYSLRAFAKLLGVDQSTLSKFFNGARDLSWTIRTQCLERLGASETVIAQFEEERRTLLSEYTELEESLMTVIGDWRFWGVLEYLKIDNKCSVEFLANRFHIPVEDMQGILEQLLKLGFISQDQNVYKLLKPNNSWVDGSKTSEARKMLQKRLSQLSYDAIDKVGIESRYHGSLTVAVDKNRLPEIKDKIMAFQAELGQYIQKKSSLNEVYQLTVSFFPLTKGSEV; encoded by the coding sequence ATGCAAAAGAACTTCGCTGCATACCTGGAAAAAGAATTTCTCGAGAGAAGAAATCGTAATCCATCTTATTCACTTCGGGCCTTCGCAAAACTTCTGGGCGTGGACCAATCTACCCTTTCAAAGTTTTTCAATGGGGCGCGAGACCTGTCTTGGACCATCAGAACTCAATGTTTAGAGAGACTTGGCGCCAGCGAAACGGTCATTGCCCAGTTTGAAGAGGAAAGACGAACTCTCCTGAGCGAATACACCGAACTGGAAGAATCTTTAATGACGGTCATCGGCGACTGGAGATTCTGGGGTGTTCTTGAATATTTAAAGATCGACAATAAGTGCTCGGTTGAGTTTCTGGCCAATCGTTTTCATATTCCAGTGGAAGACATGCAGGGAATCCTGGAACAGCTTTTAAAGCTGGGTTTTATCAGCCAGGACCAGAACGTTTATAAACTTCTGAAGCCGAACAATTCGTGGGTGGATGGAAGCAAAACTTCCGAGGCCCGTAAAATGCTTCAGAAGCGACTCTCGCAACTAAGCTATGATGCTATTGATAAAGTGGGAATCGAATCCCGTTACCACGGTTCATTGACTGTTGCCGTAGACAAAAACCGTCTGCCGGAAATTAAAGACAAGATCATGGCCTTCCAGGCCGAGCTTGGGCAATACATTCAGAAAAAGAGCTCTCTGAATGAAGTTTATCAACTGACAGTTTCTTTCTTCCCTCTCACTAAAGGTTCAGAAGTATGA
- a CDS encoding ZIP family metal transporter: MNLSTFFGLLFITGGSTTLGSLPVLFHHYFKESQWNWWESFGGGVMVSASFFSLLYPAYEMGGVKALPIGMLCGFAFIFFMAYLIKRLTQNIHHQRAFLFVFVMGLHNIPEGLAVGVDVAALGWRESLPLTVAIFVQNLPEGLASSMSFIIAGFRVKEALIANGVTAVIESLSAFLGHSFVSGSVLGLPFLLSFSGACMLSVVAREAWVKYQSAEAASISVSGFVVGLFVCGALDLLL; this comes from the coding sequence ATGAACTTGTCGACCTTTTTTGGGCTCCTATTTATTACCGGCGGATCTACCACCCTCGGCTCGTTGCCAGTTCTCTTTCATCATTACTTCAAAGAATCGCAATGGAACTGGTGGGAGAGTTTTGGGGGAGGAGTAATGGTGAGCGCCTCTTTCTTTTCTTTGTTGTATCCGGCCTATGAGATGGGTGGAGTTAAAGCTCTACCTATTGGTATGCTTTGTGGCTTCGCTTTTATTTTCTTCATGGCCTATCTCATTAAAAGACTCACTCAGAACATTCATCATCAAAGGGCCTTTCTCTTTGTGTTTGTGATGGGACTTCACAATATCCCCGAGGGACTTGCGGTAGGAGTAGACGTGGCGGCACTTGGGTGGAGAGAGTCTCTTCCTCTTACGGTTGCGATCTTTGTGCAGAATCTTCCCGAGGGGCTGGCGAGTTCTATGAGTTTCATTATTGCGGGATTCAGAGTGAAAGAAGCTCTGATTGCAAACGGAGTGACGGCCGTGATTGAGTCCCTCTCTGCATTTTTGGGACACAGTTTTGTCTCTGGATCCGTCTTAGGACTTCCATTCTTGCTCTCATTCTCCGGTGCTTGCATGTTGTCTGTGGTAGCGCGTGAAGCATGGGTGAAATATCAAAGTGCAGAAGCGGCAAGTATTTCCGTGTCCGGATTCGTGGTTGGGCTGTTTGTGTGCGGTGCTCTTGATTTACTTTTGTAA
- a CDS encoding ribonucleotide-diphosphate reductase subunit beta, with product MSASTELLLKETTDRFVLFPIKYHDIWDMYKKAMASFWTAEEIDLYSDLNDWENLNEQERHYISHILAFFSASDGIVNENLALRFYNDVQIPEARSFYGFQIAMENIHAETYGLLIDTYIKDPKKKDYLFKAIDNIPCIKKKADWAMKWIYGNGSFAERLVAFAAIEGIFFSGSFCSIFWLKKRGLMPGLTFSNELISRDEGLHTDFACLLYRNYIQDKPSEARIRELITEAVNFECEFITEALPVSLIGMNADMMKEYIKFVADRLMRQLGYSDVYGAKNPFDWMELISMQGKTNFFERKVSEYQKAGVVNSTKEAAGSNFAFSTDMDF from the coding sequence ATGAGCGCAAGCACGGAGCTTTTACTTAAAGAAACAACTGATCGTTTTGTACTTTTCCCGATCAAGTACCACGACATCTGGGACATGTACAAAAAGGCAATGGCAAGTTTTTGGACTGCCGAGGAAATCGATCTTTATTCCGATCTAAATGATTGGGAAAATCTGAATGAGCAAGAGCGTCACTACATTTCGCATATCCTAGCGTTCTTCTCTGCGTCAGACGGGATCGTTAACGAGAACCTTGCCCTTCGTTTTTATAACGACGTTCAGATTCCAGAAGCTCGTTCTTTTTACGGCTTCCAGATCGCGATGGAAAACATCCACGCTGAAACATACGGTCTACTAATTGATACATATATTAAAGATCCTAAGAAGAAGGACTACCTTTTCAAGGCGATCGACAATATCCCATGTATTAAGAAGAAAGCTGACTGGGCCATGAAGTGGATCTACGGAAACGGTTCATTTGCTGAAAGACTTGTTGCTTTCGCTGCCATCGAAGGAATTTTCTTCTCTGGTTCATTCTGTTCAATCTTCTGGTTAAAGAAGCGCGGCCTTATGCCGGGTCTGACTTTCTCAAACGAGCTTATCTCTCGTGATGAAGGTCTACACACTGACTTCGCTTGTCTTCTATACAGAAACTATATTCAAGATAAGCCATCTGAAGCACGCATCCGTGAGCTAATCACTGAAGCAGTAAACTTCGAGTGTGAGTTCATCACTGAAGCTCTTCCGGTTTCTCTAATCGGTATGAACGCTGACATGATGAAAGAGTACATTAAATTTGTTGCCGACCGTCTTATGAGACAGCTTGGTTACTCTGATGTGTACGGTGCTAAGAACCCATTCGATTGGATGGAGCTCATTTCTATGCAAGGTAAAACTAACTTTTTCGAGAGAAAAGTTTCTGAATATCAAAAAGCTGGTGTTGTTAACTCGACAAAAGAAGCTGCTGGTTCGAACTTCGCTTTCTCAACTGATATGGATTTTTAA